A region of the Apium graveolens cultivar Ventura chromosome 6, ASM990537v1, whole genome shotgun sequence genome:
aattaattgaattaagtataaaatataaattgtacaattcattttatttaaatttatgtgaataaaattttaatcaaaagttaattttgtttgctaccgaaaattctctataaattaataattattaatttatcgattaattaatacctctctaaattaatagaattctccggtcccaactatattaatttatagagGTTTTACTGTAAGTTCTTAAATGGCAAATGTCTCTTCTTTTTTTCCTAATGGTTTGCACAATTACAGGGATCGAATTCCTAACCTCTGGCATGTGGTCCAAGAATTTAAGCACTGCACCACCCCATTTATCGGCTTAGATGGCAAATGTCCATAAACATGCTCCAGAAATGTTAAAAAAATAAACTTAGAATTATTTCTTGAAATGGTACTAACACTTTAGTCACACACAAAAAGATGATGAAGTCTTATTTCTTAGGAATAAATCTAGTACACCATTTAACAAGAAGGTCTTCTACATTCGCCTCCATTCTTGTCCCAACGCCTCCCCACATCAGCATATGACTGTAGTCTCCGATCGACGAACCTGTTACTTCATACACTTTCTTGAATCCGATTCTTGTATAGAATCTAACCAGCTGCAGGTGTGTCGATAATTTAGTAACTCAAAAAGAAAAATCATGTTTCTACATTCATTCGTCAGACTACAAACTTGATCTACTAAACTAATTTTACAGACACAAAGGTAGTATCAACATATTTAATTTCATCTTATTTTTACACGTAGGAATAGGATGTTGGATGTCTATCGAAAAATTAGTGCTGGGGGTCACAAATTGATTATCAACAGACGTTTTCAAATGAAGTATCATGGCATGTTTTAATTGGTGAGATTTGTGTGACCGCAAGGAGATCTACTATTTTTAGTTGATTAGTTTTCGGAATTATGATGCAACAAAGTAGTCGTAGTGACCTCATGTAAATTTTACGGAGTGTTAAAATATATGGAGCAAGTTATAATGAAGTTATGGAACATAAAAGCATAGTAGAAGCAAACCTTGTTGTGATAAAGATCAGAATCATTGATAGCCAGTAACTCAGCAGAAGTacatccacaatcatatccataTCTAACAGCCACTGCACCAAGAAACACACCTATTCCAAATATTGACTTCTCCATTCCCAGTGTTTCTCTAGTCAACTTTATAGAATCTAGGTGCAGAATCTTGCCTCCAAACCACACCCTTATTATCCCTTCTGCTCTTCCTATCTCTTCTTCACTCTCCAGCCTTTTCGCAGTTATTCGAAAGAAGGGTCCGAGAGTTTGAAGCTTAAGCTCAACTTTTTGTTGTTTTGATGAGTCTATGATGTCTCTCATGGTTGGTAGGGTGATTTTTGGCTCATTTTTGGGAAGATTGTTTGGCTTGGTTTTGGGGTTTGTGCTGGTTTTTGATGTGATCTGGTGCAGTGATGAAGTATGTGAAAGTGGAGTGTATGTTGTGGATGATAATGCAGTTGTTTTTGAACTAAAAGGTGTTGAAAATGTTAGGACATGGTTCTTGGGGATGAGTGTTTGCTCCATTTCTGTTTTTTTGGTATCAATTCTCTAATTTAGTCACCAGCAGCTTTTATCAAAATGTGATGTTTTAGGCTTTTAGCCTACAACATTAAAAAAACGGGTGTGACTGGATTTCGATATTGAAAGTTTGAACTTTGTCGACAAAAAGTGGGTTTTTTAGACACTTTTAATACGACATGTTTTTAAGtcgaaaaaatgacaaaaatagccatttttaaaaaaaaaattaacaaaaatagttattttgaaaaaaatgtcAATTTTAGCCGATTGAATACTGCACTATCCCAATTTATATAAAATACTCCTGAATTGGATATTTCATGCAGTTAAATATCTCATGTAAAGTGTATATTTCACTTACAGTTGGGTATCCCGTCGGATAAAATTGACAAACTTTTTAAAAATGGGTCATTTTGGATAAAATTGACAAACTTTTTAAAAATGGGTcatttttgtaatttttatataaaaataggctaaatttgtcATTCACCCCCTTATGATAACGGGCAAACTTATTCCATATGTGCTAGACTAGTAAACTGATCAATAAAACATGTAATCAAATAGTTTGTGCACTAAGCTAAAAAAACAACTAGTAACTGGTATTGTTTCCTCAATAAAACGTTTGACCTTCCCTGCCAACAAAAACAACCAATTGGTTTAGTTCCTGGTTCTGAATGGTTCTGGTACTGGTTCTAGGTAGCAATACTATGTAAATATACAATTCAAGCGGCATAATGGAGCTCTGGTCCACTCAGTGATGGGGGTGATCCCTGTGGCAGCTGGGAGTTTTCATCACTCATAATGCTCGATGAATACTGATTTATGCAATTCTTAATGGATTCGACTCTTAGAGATCTGTAGTTATACTTCTTCTGGGTCCTATAACCCGTCTAGGGGCTGTCCATTTTAGCAGAAGTCCTTACTCGGCTACTAAATCATACAAATATAAGCCAAGTTGAATAGTTAAGTTGGCTTGAGCCAGCAAAACATGCTTTGAACACACACAATAAGTTGAATGGCGAGTCAGATTTTTCAAGAGGGCTCCCAAGGTCACACACACATGTATCAGGAGAACTATCAACATTACATCAAGAAAAGAACAAGGCTATGTGAAGGTGGCATCCCAACTACTTCCGAATGAAAAATGAGAAACTATCAACATTACATCAAGAGAAGAAGCTATTGCAATTCAAATTATAAAAGCACAGTGCATTGGAAATCTTATCCATATGGATATATTTCATTATTATGCAGAAGGACGGGTACTTCCTTATGAAATTATAGTACATGGAGCATAAGAAAACAAATGCAGTGAACGGTACATGAACAACTATTGACAATCACAATATTGAACAACAAGACGGCCACTAGGACGATTAGAGACAATTATACGGAAACTAACATGAATCTACTTAACACTAAGTAGCATAATCAAAGAAAGGCTACAAACATATAGAACATAAACTGGTCACTAAGAAGTTGGATCTGCATGTTTATCTTCCTCTCAGTGCAGTAAAACAAGACATGGCAGTAGATATGACAACCATTGTTAGATGACTGGCGCCATCAAATACAGCTTCAAGCCGCATCTCTTGTAGCCCCCAAAGCGTTGATATGCATGAACTTATCTTCTTCAACATGTCTACCATGAGTGCCATCTGTATCAATATTCTCGTTTGATATATCTTTACACAACTGTGAGCATAAATCTTGTGTATATATCAATGATTTACAATCGAGCTGtggatttatatatatatacacaacaTACATAGAAAGAGAGTGTAGATAGAGATTAGCAATTAATGTTGGCTACATCATGTTAGATTGTTCATAGTGAAAAGAGGAATGTTGTGAACACATGGGAACTTGCATGAAACTTAATTGATGCTTCCGCGATGCTTCGCTTTTTTTGGTAGGTTCTGCACTTGCATGCCGGCCTTACGAAAGCACAAACTTTTCTCGTGAAACTAAGAAAGAAACAGCTTTAATTGATATAACCGATACTTTTCTCTATTCTGGccatttataattttaaattttacgttcatatatattttattatagtAAAATAGGGGTTGAATTAAAAGAGAAAGAAGCAATAGGAATTACGAGATTCAACACATTTAAAAGTTGGGTTTatcaaaccaaatatattaattatatttaatagcATCGGTTATTCCACAATGAATGTATAGTTCATAACATTGATTCAACttaattattttgttaaatcTTAATATTAGTTGTTTGGAACGTTAGTAGTTCTCATATTGGTTCCCACCGGAACAAGACCCACCAACACCAATATATCACCCTTTTTAAAAGAGTGTGTCTATAGTAAAAGATgatcattttttatttttaaaggaTTTTGTCTATATTATATCTTTCTAAAGGAATTTGTCTATATTAAAGATAGATTGTTCAAGGATGTGATCTTAAGAAGGATTTGTATAAAAGTTAGCATTTCATGCATATTATCATACTTGACTCTCTCTTCAGAATATGTATATAATTGTACAAATTATAATTATGGAAAACAAAGATGTATTTTATCAAACATATAATGAATATTAGTGAAGGGCGTGCAACTTGAGAGAGAACTATACATATGAATATGCAAGGAGCAGGAATGAACTGAACTCACAAATGTTGCTATATTCCAACAGCATCTAGAAGTTGCAAGTGTTGGGAAACGGAAACAAGTGAATTAGCAACAATGGCTCCACTAGCAGCTACAGCTGGGACTCCAATGCCAGGAAACGTAGAATCCCCGCAACAATAAAGCTGAGGTATTGGTGTAGGATGCCCTGGAAAAGTGTCTTTACCAGCTTGAATAGCAGGGCCATAAGTACCTCTGTTCCTCCGCAAAAACCTTTTGTGAGTCAATGGAGTTCCTACTAATTTCACCTCACACTTTCCCCGGTTAAAACCTGGACCAAGGGCACGCTCTACAGCATTCCACATTACCTATGTTCAAAATTCCATCAATAACGTAAATACATAACAAAACCAAGATCTATGAATGACAATTAGAAGATAACATATTAAGTTAATTAACAAGTGAGTCTTCAGAATGAACCTAGGAATTTTCCTGGAAATTTTGCAGTTAGTGCAGTTTCTCGGAGATAAAAGAAATATAACATTTATATAAAACACCTTTGTCTAATCGTTGTATATTGAAATTTAAAAACTTAATCACAATCATAGCGTTTTTAGTATTTATACCCAGGGTAAGTTTTCAATTAATTGATTTGAAAACTGTGATAGATTTTCTTGCGTTGCCTCTCAGAAAGATGGGCAGTCGGAAGTTTATTAGCAATAAAATGTAATAATTTTTGCTATACTATTTCACTTTGATATCACATTATTGATATATTAATTGATTTATCTGTTCACAATTACTAATTAAAAACATAACGAAATAACTTCAGTAATGAACATCAAAGTAGCACAAAATTTCAACCAAAAAAATTGAACTTGTCATCTTTTgaacaaattaaataaaatgcTTATTCAACTTCTTTTCGTATAACATTACCTGGAACTAACTCTTCTTTTTAGAGTGAATGCCCAGTATGTATTGCCAACAGTTTGTTACCAATGACAAACAATATTGTGGGTAAAAAGTGCAAGATTTTACAAATCGAAAAGGTGTATACAGTGTGtatgaattaatatatatatttcatatttGTATATAACTAATTATATATATGTACCTTTGTGTGTGCGTGTGCGTTTGGGCAAACTTACGTGGGGAACTTGGGGAACCATCTTATTATGAACATTATTTGTAATGTTAATTTGTTCAGCATTATGTTCTCTGCTACATCATTTTTGTTATATGTTCTCTTTAATGTTGCTGGATGATATCCCGTGCAATGCATGGGTTACCTTTAATATGTGTTAGAGTTTTATATTTATAGATATTTACATTTGTTATGTGTATTTTGATTGTAATAAACTTTTAATTGTAAAATAAAGGGACTAAAGTGCAAATATCAAAATATGTGCACCATACcaaccgactaccaaacttttaatattaaTATAGTATAGATACATGTATTACTGTAACTAGTTTTacaacccgtgcgatgcacgggtcttaattaatatttttatattatttaaaattataataaatttctttttagaTCATTATCTTATTAgcatatttataaataataatataaatatttgttaatGGCGGGATTTAAACATGAATCTtgggtagtgtataaataataatataaatatttggtgTTGGTGGGGTTCGAACCTGGGAGTTTtggtagtgtataaataataatataaatatttgtttttGATGGGGTTCGAACTTGGGAGTTTGAGTAGTGTATATTCTTTTTGTATTTGAATCTAACGGTCtgatcacttgattaaaaagatcCGACGGTCATAAACGGGGATAACCAAACTAACCAAAAAAAGATATATCAAAAATTATACCCCATACAGATTATTATATTATAACTAGCTTTACAACCCGTGGGATGCACGGgtcttcattaatatttttatattatttaaaattataataaatttctttttgatcattaccttattagtatatttataaataataatgtaaatatctgttgttgacgggattcgaacctgaatcttgggtattgtataaataataatataaatatttgttgttggtgggTTCGAACCTGAGAGTTttagtagtgtataaataataatataaatatttgttgttggcggggTTCGAACCTGGGAGTTTGAACAGTGTATATTCTTTTGGTATTTGAATCTAATGGTCCtgatcacttgattaaaaagatcTGCCGGTCATAAATGGggataaccaaaccaaccaaaaaaaggcataccaaattataccccattccggttagtatagtatagtatagaCTAGCTTACGgctcgtgcgatgcacgggttttGGTTAATATTTATAGATTTTCATTtcaattttatataattttattaaaattttatataaataattaaatactaaataatgattatataattataatttcattGTGTATAAATTTAAGTTAAGTTCAAATAGTATAAACAGTATATAATTGATgagatcttattcataaataataatgttAATGTCTGTTGTTGGTGAGATTCGAATAtgaaaacttatatgtatctttataaataataatataaatatttgttgttaatgggattcgaacctgagaacttgtggagtgtatttttttagtatttaaaTCTAAGAGCTCTCATTACTTGATGAAAAAGATCCGATGGTCGTGATGAAAAGGGATAACCAAAATAAGgggttaaccaaactacaaattatatctcatttcagttattatagtatagtatagtatagtatagattacTGAACATACTTAAATAATTTTCAATTATTATTAACATGTATCAATCCTCGATCAAACATCTAATCCACATAATTGAACCTTATAATTTGTTGATTAGGTCGAATGAGGAAATTGGGTGATTTGAAACTAGCTTTCCCCGAATTTCTCAACTAACAAGTGGTTCCTATTTGAACCTTAGTGTATAGACAACTGACATTGATATTAAGCTTTgggactaaaataaaattatgttGAAGTATTAGAGTACAGTCATACTGTAGATTTTGAGATAGAGAGGATTAAGGACAGTTTTCAGAGGCAGGGTTCAGTACATAAATAAAAAACCTTGGGCCAAAAGAAATGGTTAGCGAGAGATAGTTCTGATATAGCAGGGATTTGGACCTAGATATAAACAATAAACGCACATCTGCCAACACCACTACAATCTTTACTAAGACAAGAAGACCTATTAAGTCTCTATAATTATTGTTGAAAATAACAAGGGGTTCTTGTCCCTCTAGCCACTTCCTAGTTCCACCAGTGAATGACAGGAAAAAAACTCCCAAGGGAATGAACATCACTTTCAATACAAAAACTCTGGCCAGGAATTCCTATGTTCAGATTTCTTtgctcttaataataaatgagaAAAAATTCACAGCGTTTGTACATCTACCTACAATTGATCTTATATGTTATCTATCATTTTATTATAGTTCAAGAGAGTTTCAAGTGTAAAATGATCGTTGAAAGCTATTGATACCACTAAAAAAAATTCTTCTTAAAATGATGGACCATCATGACATTCAGCTAAGTACACAAGAATGGATTATCTCAAGATGTAAAACAGATAAGGCATGCTGTTTTACCAGACCTCATACGAGCGCACAATAAATTGGACAAATTAGCAATGCATCAATGCTGAATCAGAACTGTTCTTCAAGCTGCGTTGGAGCTTGTTAAACATGTCGTTTCTTGTACGACTATGTCCATTTCTCGGTTGTCTTTGAATTTTAATATATTATCATTTAGAAGGAAAAAAACAACTCTTTTTAGATGTATCTacaaaaaatcaagaaaataaagtCTAACCTCAGACCGTTCATCTTTTAGTTTTTTGTATTCGCTGCTTCTGCGATCAAGCCCTTCCCAAAGTCCAAATGGCTCAGTTCCTGGTGTATAGGCATGTAGCACATGTTTTCCCGGGGGTGCAAGGGTGGGACTAAGCACACTTGGGACAGATATCAAAACCACATTCTGATCAGCATCAACTCCTCTCTTCCAATCATTGACAACTATATGATGAATACCCAAGTCTTCACGCATACCCTGAgcattcatatatatattttcaaaatGTTCAATTAAGGGATAATTTCTGTTTCTTTACAATAACAATTGCTAAGTTTAATTTTAGCAGATGCTGAATAAATTTGTCGATATTAAATTAAGTAACAGATAAAGTCTCAGAGACCAAAACCCAGGTGTTCTAGTAGCTAAAGAGGCCCAAAAGCATGCACAATATTTCATTTTGTCCTTACCAAAATCAACGGTCTTAAACTATCAGGATTGCAATTTCTAAAAAATGACAACTCCGTGCCATGAGCACAAGTTCATGGTGAAGGTGTTTGGTACTAGGCCTTTGTGGAAATCCAGTATTATATAACATGTATTTAAAGGATTGCATCTTTATTATGTTTCAAGTTCTACTTATCAGAAAATGAATGCATCATTTTCATAACTATGGCATATCTCCCACTGAAATTAAAGATGAAACTGGACGgataattatgtgattaaatataGTCGAGAAATATACAAATTTCAAACAATATCACAACCATTAGCATATCTAACATTACTATCCATATAGCAAGAGCAatctctttttgatattttctaCTTTACACAACCGCACACACTTCACGTATTGGAGTATCGTAAATGGCTGATGTTAAGTTGAGACTGTAATTAATAATGATGGTGTGATTTTAACCAAAGACAATCTAAAACTTAAGCATGTTTCTGGAGAATATACCTACTCCGCAATGTGGAGAAAAGTAGTAGAGTTGATCTACAGTCTACATGCATAGCCAAATCAGGATGCATAAAAAAGCAAGAAGGCAATGGCGAATAATATCAAAAGCAGTATTCCTTTTCAGTTTTGATATTTTTTGGTGAAATCACTTCTAAAAAGGGAAACAATGATAGAGTAGAGCTGAAGAGTTCATTTTTGACAAAAATGGCATTTTAATTAGAAAATTGCTAGACATTTCTAGATTACAGAGGTAATACTACAGTCACAACTACTGCAACATCACCCGCGAAACAGTTGGGTCATAATTTTATTGTAAACTCATGAATGCATtcaattattaatttaatattaataaattattttcaaataagTAACAACTCTTTTATTAAACAAACACAAGGGTGGTTCAAAATAGCTAACCTCTGAATCGAAACCCAAATGGAGATGCATGAATGATTCGCATTGGGGTGTCTTCTTGATCCTGTCCTGGTAGGAATCGGGAACAACTTCCTTTGGTAACAGATCCAGAGTATCCCACATAGACGCATTGCTAACAACAGCCTTTCTTGCACGTACAAACTGCAGCACaagttataatttttatttaagatttgagaaaatgattttacttgcaGAACTTCACAAATTTGTTTTTTGTCCCTTATCATTACTCACTTGACCACTTCTTAGCTTCACTCCTATAGCTCGACCATTTTCAACAACAATAGCTTCCACATGACTTCTGAGAGATATCCGTCCCCCAAACTTCTGTACACTTCGGACAAGAGCATCGACAATTGCTCCACTTCCTTGAAGTGGGTATTCTAACGTGCAATTTGGCTTGTACCATTCTGCGAACATGTACACCTAAAAAATCACTATCaattaataattcaaaaaaaaaagagTTGAACTTAACTATAGATATAGTCAAAACGAGGGCGCTTGAGTACAGTTAAAAGGTACTGCATAAAAGAAATCAGAGCAATAATATTATCCCTCGTAAAAAGTTACTCCTATGTAATTGGGTTGTCTGCATAAGAATGCAAATAGAAAAATGAAGAATGTGTATACTTGTGACTTTAAAAGATAAAACTTCGTAATCAAAACTGgagaataaaattaaaaaaaaaatactCAAGAAATGTTTATAAGTTGATTAGCATTATTAAACATGACTATGCTCTGACACCTCCAAGATTAGTAGTTTCAGCAAGTAAACTGCTTCACAATTGGTATACAAGTGGAATTACTAAAGTACGCTACTATTATTTAGCAGAAGGCCTGATAAAATATTATATGGTTCTATCAACATTTTTTATTCCAATCAGAAGGAAAAGGTTGATTGACCCTTTGCACAGGTTCTTGGATTAAAAACTAGTAGTGAATTCTGTCATCTATCCAGTTACAGTTATAAGCGAGCATTTCTGTAATCAAATGTGCTGCAGAATTTAGAAAGTAAAATCATAATCCAGACAAGACAGCAACTAGATAAATTATATCTATGTGTAAAGCACATATATGCATGTATAAAAAATTATATGTTAGCAGTAAGAGGGTCAATGCCATTGCTTGCCGTTAGGTGATTTGAGAATATGCCTGCTACAACTGGCTCTACGATTATAAACAGAAACAATATAAAAAAGTTTTCAGACTTGATTTTTCCctaaattaaaaatatatgagagt
Encoded here:
- the LOC141667097 gene encoding uncharacterized protein LOC141667097: MEQTLIPKNHVLTFSTPFSSKTTALSSTTYTPLSHTSSLHQITSKTSTNPKTKPNNLPKNEPKITLPTMRDIIDSSKQQKVELKLQTLGPFFRITAKRLESEEEIGRAEGIIRVWFGGKILHLDSIKLTRETLGMEKSIFGIGVFLGAVAVRYGYDCGCTSAELLAINDSDLYHNKLVRFYTRIGFKKVYEVTGSSIGDYSHMLMWGGVGTRMEANVEDLLVKWCTRFIPKK
- the LOC141667622 gene encoding prolycopene isomerase, chloroplastic, with the translated sequence MAMYNMNISTYTNNIHVHHLNLNFNGGLKTTTTSKRGASFLARNSSSATTAPPTPNILSSTGKAEADVIVIGSGIGGLCCAGLLARYEQDVLVLESHDLPGGAAHSFDIKGYKFDSGPSLFSGLQSRGLQANPLAQVLDALGEPIPCVKYDSWKVYVPEGEFLSRIGPTEFFKDLENYAGPDAVREWRKLLDAILPMSTAAMALPPISIRGDWGVFSTAAARYAPTLLKSFAQMGPWGALGATKLLRPFSEIVDSLELKDPFIRNWVDLLSFLLAGVKSDGILSAEMVYMFAEWYKPNCTLEYPLQGSGAIVDALVRSVQKFGGRISLRSHVEAIVVENGRAIGVKLRSGQFVRARKAVVSNASMWDTLDLLPKEVVPDSYQDRIKKTPQCESFMHLHLGFDSEGMREDLGIHHIVVNDWKRGVDADQNVVLISVPSVLSPTLAPPGKHVLHAYTPGTEPFGLWEGLDRRSSEYKKLKDERSEVMWNAVERALGPGFNRGKCEVKLVGTPLTHKRFLRRNRGTYGPAIQAGKDTFPGHPTPIPQLYCCGDSTFPGIGVPAVAASGAIVANSLVSVSQHLQLLDAVGI